In a genomic window of Nothobranchius furzeri strain GRZ-AD chromosome 14, NfurGRZ-RIMD1, whole genome shotgun sequence:
- the LOC107380868 gene encoding neuronal membrane glycoprotein M6-b isoform X1, with product MDGTKPAMESTVEEAQDEGQESKGCSECCLKCLGGVPYASLVATILCFSGVALFCGCGHVALTGTLTMLENNFSRVTSDHATLATVIQIFQYIIYGVASFFFVYAILLLGEGFYTTSAIKKELQSDFKTTVCGRCITAFFMFLTYIFALVFIAIFCFTAIPVFLFFNMWNTCAAMRSPDSNITSPNSVCVDIRQYGLVSLNATPGKACGATLGDICNTSEFYLSYHLYIVALAGAGATVIALIHYLMILAANWAYLKSAVSTHEYHDIKTKDDQDLEAEARSKEGQNSSSYS from the exons GATGCTCCGAGTGCTGCCTGAAGTGTCTGGGTGGGGTGCCCTACGCCTCGCTGGTGGCCACCATCCTCTGCTTCTCAGGTGTGGCTCTGTTCTGCGGCTGTGGCCACGTGGCCCTGACCGGAACCCTGACCATGCTGGAGAACAACTTCTCCAGGGTCACCAGTGACCACGCTACCCTGGCAACTGT GATCCAGATCTTTCAGTACATCATCTACGGCGTTGCCTCCTTCTTCTTCGTCTACGCCATTCTGCTGCTGGGCGAGGGCTTCTACACCACCAGCGCCATCAAGAAGGAGCTGCAGAGCGACTTTAAGACGACTGTCTGCGGACGCTGCATCACCGCCTTT ttcatgttcctgacctaCATCTTCGCCCTGGTCTTCATCGCCATCTTCTGCTTCACGGCCATCCCAGTTTTCCTCTTCTTCAACATGTGGAACACCTGCGCAGCCATGAGATCTCCGGATTCCAACATCACGTCTCCGAACTCCGTCTGCGTGGACATCAGACAGTATG GTCTCGTCTCCTTGAACGCTACACCAGGAAAAGCTTGTGGAGCCACACTGGGAGATATCTGTAATACCAGCGAG TTCTACCTTTCCTACCACCTCTACATCGTGGCGTTAGCCGGCGCCGGAGCTACCGTCATCGCTTTG ATCCACTACCTGATGATCCTAGCGGCCAACTGGGCCTACCTGAAGAGCGCCGTCTCCACACACGAGTACCATGACATCAAGACCAAGGACGATCAAGACCTGGAGGCTGAGGCGCGCTCCAAGGAGGGCCAGAACTCCTCCTCCTACTCATAA
- the LOC107380869 gene encoding ras-related protein Rab-9A: protein MSKSALLKVILLGDGGVGKSSLMNRYVTNKFDAHLFHTIGVEFLNKELEVDGHRVTLQIWDTAGQERFRSLRTPFYRGSDCCLLTFSLDDGQSFQNLANWKKEFSYYADVKDPDSFPFVVLGNKLDVPERQVSGDDARKWCRENGGHPYFETSAKDATNVASAFEEAFRRVLASDNRDDHMIHTDTVDLQKKSRQGSGCC, encoded by the coding sequence ATGTCAAAGTCTGCTCTCCTGAAGGTCATCCTCCTCGGTGACGGTGGTGTGGGTAAGTCGTCTCTCATGAACCGCTACGTCACCAACAAGTTTGACGCCCACCTGTTCCACACCATCGGCGTGGAGTTCCTCAATAAAGAGCTGGAGGTGGACGGGCATCGTGTCACCCTGCAGATCTGGGACACGGCGGGACAGGAGCGCTTCCGCAGCCTCCGCACGCCGTTCTACCGCGGCTCTGACTGCTGCCTCCTTACCTTCAGTCTGGACGACGGACAGAGCTTCCAGAACCTGGCCAACTGGAAGAAGGAGTTCTCCTACTACGCTGATGTCAAGGACCCGGACAGCTTCCCTTTTGTGGTCCTGGGAAACAAACTGGATGTTCCGGAACGCCAGGTGTCCGGGGACGACGCTCGGAAGTGGTGCCGCGAAAACGGTGGACATCCGTACTTTGAGACGAGCGCCAAAGACGCTACAAATGTAGCCTCAGCGTTTGAGGAGGCTTTTCGACGAGTTCTGGCGTCAGACAACAGAGATGATCACATGATCCACACAGACACAGTCGATCTGCAGAAGAAGAGTCGTCAAGGATCTGGCTGCTGCTGA
- the LOC107380868 gene encoding neuronal membrane glycoprotein M6-b isoform X2: MGCSECCLKCLGGVPYASLVATILCFSGVALFCGCGHVALTGTLTMLENNFSRVTSDHATLATVIQIFQYIIYGVASFFFVYAILLLGEGFYTTSAIKKELQSDFKTTVCGRCITAFFMFLTYIFALVFIAIFCFTAIPVFLFFNMWNTCAAMRSPDSNITSPNSVCVDIRQYGLVSLNATPGKACGATLGDICNTSEFYLSYHLYIVALAGAGATVIALIHYLMILAANWAYLKSAVSTHEYHDIKTKDDQDLEAEARSKEGQNSSSYS; the protein is encoded by the exons GATGCTCCGAGTGCTGCCTGAAGTGTCTGGGTGGGGTGCCCTACGCCTCGCTGGTGGCCACCATCCTCTGCTTCTCAGGTGTGGCTCTGTTCTGCGGCTGTGGCCACGTGGCCCTGACCGGAACCCTGACCATGCTGGAGAACAACTTCTCCAGGGTCACCAGTGACCACGCTACCCTGGCAACTGT GATCCAGATCTTTCAGTACATCATCTACGGCGTTGCCTCCTTCTTCTTCGTCTACGCCATTCTGCTGCTGGGCGAGGGCTTCTACACCACCAGCGCCATCAAGAAGGAGCTGCAGAGCGACTTTAAGACGACTGTCTGCGGACGCTGCATCACCGCCTTT ttcatgttcctgacctaCATCTTCGCCCTGGTCTTCATCGCCATCTTCTGCTTCACGGCCATCCCAGTTTTCCTCTTCTTCAACATGTGGAACACCTGCGCAGCCATGAGATCTCCGGATTCCAACATCACGTCTCCGAACTCCGTCTGCGTGGACATCAGACAGTATG GTCTCGTCTCCTTGAACGCTACACCAGGAAAAGCTTGTGGAGCCACACTGGGAGATATCTGTAATACCAGCGAG TTCTACCTTTCCTACCACCTCTACATCGTGGCGTTAGCCGGCGCCGGAGCTACCGTCATCGCTTTG ATCCACTACCTGATGATCCTAGCGGCCAACTGGGCCTACCTGAAGAGCGCCGTCTCCACACACGAGTACCATGACATCAAGACCAAGGACGATCAAGACCTGGAGGCTGAGGCGCGCTCCAAGGAGGGCCAGAACTCCTCCTCCTACTCATAA